In the genome of Curtobacterium sp. MCLR17_036, the window GGCGGCCGGGTCCCCGGGATCCGATCGCTGCCGCCATGCCCCCACTGTAGGGCCCGCCGTCCGGGGTGGTCCCCACGCCGGGGCGCACGGACCCTGCTCGTCCAGCAATTGTGACACTGAGTACCACTATGCTTGGCGCCGTCGCCGGATCGGTTCGCGATCGGCGACGAGGCACGGCACAGGGTCGTGCCGGAGAGACCAACGGAGGATCTCGACATGGGCAAGCTGGACGGCAGGGTCGCCATCATCACCGGCGGAGCACAGGGCATGGGAGAGGCGCACGTGCGGCGCTTCGTGTCGGAGGGCGCGAAGGTCGCCCTCACCGACCTCAACGAACAGCGCGGCGGGCAGATCGCCGACGAGCTCGGCGAGGCCGTGCTCTTCGTCAAGCACGACGTCACGTCGCTGAGCGACTGGAAGCGCGTGGTCAGCGAGGTCGAGGAGCACTTCGGTTCGCCCGTCACGGTCCTCGTGAACAACGCGGGGATCATCGGTCCGGTCCAGCCGACCGTGGACTTCGACGAAGAGGACTACCTCAAGGTCGTCGCCGTCAACCAGCACTCGCAGTTCTACGGCATGAAGACGGTCATCCCGTCCATGCAGCAGGCCGGTGGCGGCACGATCGTCAACATCTCGTCGACCGCGGGGATGGTGTCGATCGTCGGTGCACCGAACCTCGCGTACGTCGGCAGCAAGTTCGCCTCGCGCGGCATGACCAAGCACGTCGCCGTGCAGTACGGACCGGACAACATCCGCGTCAACTCCGTCCACCCGGGGTACATCAAGACGCCGATGATGGCCGCTGCGACCGACGCCGACGGCGGCGGCATCGCGGACATCGTCCCGATCCGCCGGATGGCGGAGCCGGACGAGGTCTCGAAGCTCGTCCTCTTCCTGGCGTCCGAGGACTCGTCGTACGTGAGCGGGATGGAGCACGTCATCGACGGTGGCCTCACCGCCTCCTGATCGGAGCCGGAGCCGGAGCCGGAGCCGGACCCGGACCCGGACCCGGAGGCGGCGGCGGAGGCGGGTGCTGATCGGTGCCCGCCACCGCCGTCGACCGGCGACGTCGTCGACGACCGACCGGCGAGGTCGGCGGCCGTACCGGTCCTGTCGGGGGCGGACCGTTCCTACCGTCCGTCGTCGGCAAGGACGACCCGCGCCGCTGCGCGGATCCTGGCCGCGACGGTGTCGATCGCGACCGGGTCCGCACCGTCCCGGTCCGTCGTGGACAGGCTGACCCGGACCGCGGTGACGCACATCGCCACCACCACGGTGGCGGCCTCGGCGGCGTCCGTGCCGGAGGCGACGGAGCGATCGACGAGGAGTCGGGCGACGGTCTCGGTCGCGGCCCGCACGGCGTGCTTCCACTGTGCCCGCGAGGTGTCGAGCAGGTGCGGGAACCGGAGGACGACGGCGCGGAGCAGCTCGTCGTCCGGGTCCTCCACACCGTCGGCCAGGGCCGTGGTCACGACCGTGGCCACCGCGGCCGCCAGGTCGTCGGGGAGCGCGTCGAACTCGGCGTCCGTCATGCCCTGCCGGTGCTCGTCGTGGCTCCCGAGGATCGCCGCTTCCTTGGTCGGGAAGTAGTTGAAGAGCGAACGGGGCGACACCTCGGCGGCGCGGGCGATGGCCTCCACCGTGAGGGCCTCGA includes:
- a CDS encoding glucose 1-dehydrogenase, which encodes MGKLDGRVAIITGGAQGMGEAHVRRFVSEGAKVALTDLNEQRGGQIADELGEAVLFVKHDVTSLSDWKRVVSEVEEHFGSPVTVLVNNAGIIGPVQPTVDFDEEDYLKVVAVNQHSQFYGMKTVIPSMQQAGGGTIVNISSTAGMVSIVGAPNLAYVGSKFASRGMTKHVAVQYGPDNIRVNSVHPGYIKTPMMAAATDADGGGIADIVPIRRMAEPDEVSKLVLFLASEDSSYVSGMEHVIDGGLTAS
- a CDS encoding TetR/AcrR family transcriptional regulator — encoded protein: MNSGTQVGPGTPVGPGTPVGPGSQVGPGTPVGTAPAPSGSPVGTAAPSSGLRERKRSATRRRIVEAARAGALECGIEALTVEAIARAAEVSPRSLFNYFPTKEAAILGSHDEHRQGMTDAEFDALPDDLAAAVATVVTTALADGVEDPDDELLRAVVLRFPHLLDTSRAQWKHAVRAATETVARLLVDRSVASGTDAAEAATVVVAMCVTAVRVSLSTTDRDGADPVAIDTVAARIRAAARVVLADDGR